In Campylobacter concisus, a genomic segment contains:
- the lpxC gene encoding UDP-3-O-acyl-N-acetylglucosamine deacetylase, protein MKQTTIARRVETVGIGLHKGEPIRLMLEPLDANSGIILHREDLGISFKAEPKNVINTQMATVVGNEKGFISTIEHLMSAINGYGIDNIRISVDANEIPVMDGSAISFCMLLDEAGIRYLDAGKKVILVRREVEVVEGSKFVRTSPSRSPKFDYTIKFDHPVIGEQRYVFDFSKSSFIKNIARARTFGFLKDLQRLQAQNLALGASLDNAVAIDDTHILNPEGLRFENEFVRHKILDAIGDLSLLGAPLLGDYTAFAGSHDLNHKLTLALMSDEKNYEIATLNGELLKEYQKVFA, encoded by the coding sequence TTGAAACAAACTACTATCGCAAGACGCGTTGAGACCGTTGGTATAGGGCTTCATAAAGGTGAGCCGATAAGACTTATGCTAGAACCTCTTGATGCAAATTCTGGCATTATTTTGCACCGCGAAGATCTTGGTATTAGTTTTAAAGCCGAACCTAAAAATGTGATAAATACACAGATGGCAACTGTTGTTGGCAACGAAAAGGGCTTTATTAGTACGATCGAACACCTGATGTCAGCCATAAATGGTTATGGTATTGATAATATTAGAATTTCTGTTGATGCAAATGAAATTCCAGTCATGGATGGCAGTGCGATAAGCTTTTGTATGCTACTTGATGAGGCTGGCATAAGATATCTTGATGCCGGTAAAAAAGTAATTCTTGTTAGACGTGAAGTTGAAGTCGTTGAGGGTTCTAAATTTGTACGAACTTCACCTTCAAGAAGTCCAAAATTTGACTATACGATAAAATTTGATCATCCAGTTATTGGTGAACAGAGATATGTTTTTGATTTTAGTAAAAGCTCGTTTATAAAAAATATAGCTCGTGCTAGAACTTTTGGGTTTTTGAAAGATTTACAGCGTTTGCAAGCTCAAAATTTAGCCCTTGGTGCATCACTTGATAATGCCGTGGCAATCGATGATACGCATATCCTAAATCCAGAAGGTTTGAGATTTGAAAATGAGTTTGTAAGGCACAAAATTTTAGATGCGATTGGTGATTTGAGCTTGCTTGGAGCGCCTTTGTTGGGCGATTATACAGCATTTGCTGGAAGTCACGATCTAAATCACAAATTAACTCTTGCTTTGATGTCCGATGAGAAAAACTACGAGATCGCAACTCTAAATGGCGAACTTCTAAAAGAGTATCAAAAGGTATTTGCATAG
- a CDS encoding glycoprotease, with the protein MVGVYKDGVKFDEITTDEHVSEALIKILENLSSKFNITKIIYANTPGSFMGLKAAYVILKTFSLAKGCEFYAVSGFSLNGGQAIRANKNLSFILKDGKISLEKVEPVGFRLPLNLDELKLNSDTLPDYIIQAV; encoded by the coding sequence TTGGTTGGGGTTTATAAAGACGGCGTAAAATTTGATGAAATTACTACTGATGAACATGTCAGTGAAGCTTTGATAAAAATCTTAGAAAATTTATCATCTAAATTTAATATCACAAAAATTATCTATGCAAATACGCCAGGAAGCTTTATGGGGTTAAAGGCGGCCTATGTTATCTTAAAGACTTTCTCTTTAGCAAAGGGTTGCGAATTTTATGCGGTTAGCGGCTTTAGCTTAAATGGAGGCCAAGCGATCAGAGCAAATAAAAATTTAAGCTTCATTTTAAAAGATGGCAAAATTTCACTTGAAAAAGTAGAGCCAGTAGGATTTAGGTTGCCTTTAAATTTAGATGAATTAAAACTAAATTCAGATACACTTCCAGATTATATCATCCAAGCAGTTTAG
- the thrB gene encoding homoserine kinase yields MNILVPATSANLGPGFDALGLSLRLFNSVKIEPAKFSSVSINGEGSGSVNLKRNNIFLSIFNEIFFELTGKNGNFRVVFENNIPFSRGLGSSSAVIVGAIASAYEMAGFKASKDTVLNKAIIYETHPDNISPAVHGGFISAIVKNGNVYANKINLSDEIKAVVVIPNKPMSTSSSRQILPKNYTMKECVNNLSHAAFLTSCFYEKKYDLLKIASKDLMHEERRMHALEELFEVRKVAYENGALMSTLSGSGSSFLNIAYKDDAKNLQDILKSKFSDFRVEVFSFDNDGYEITQS; encoded by the coding sequence TTGAATATCTTAGTGCCTGCAACAAGTGCAAATTTGGGTCCTGGTTTTGATGCTTTGGGGCTTAGTTTGAGGCTTTTTAATAGCGTGAAAATCGAGCCAGCAAAATTTAGCTCAGTGTCGATAAACGGCGAAGGCAGTGGAAGTGTAAATTTAAAGAGAAATAATATATTCTTAAGTATTTTTAATGAAATTTTTTTTGAGCTAACTGGAAAAAATGGAAATTTTAGAGTCGTTTTTGAAAATAATATCCCATTTTCAAGGGGGCTTGGCAGTAGCTCCGCTGTTATCGTTGGAGCCATTGCTTCAGCATACGAAATGGCTGGCTTTAAGGCAAGTAAAGATACAGTTTTAAATAAAGCTATCATCTACGAAACCCATCCTGATAATATCTCGCCAGCAGTTCACGGTGGATTTATCAGCGCGATCGTAAAAAATGGCAATGTTTACGCAAATAAAATAAATTTAAGTGACGAGATAAAAGCAGTAGTTGTTATCCCAAATAAACCAATGAGTACTTCCTCGTCAAGGCAAATTTTACCAAAGAACTATACGATGAAAGAGTGTGTAAATAACTTATCTCATGCTGCTTTTTTAACGTCTTGTTTTTATGAAAAAAAGTATGATCTCTTAAAAATAGCAAGCAAAGATTTGATGCATGAAGAGCGTAGAATGCACGCTTTAGAAGAACTTTTTGAAGTTAGAAAAGTAGCTTATGAAAATGGTGCTTTAATGAGCACGCTTTCAGGCTCAGGTTCAAGCTTTTTAAACATCGCTTACAAAGATGATGCTAAAAATTTACAAGATATTTTAAAGAGTAAATTTAGTGATTTTAGGGTTGAGGTTTTTTCATTTGATAA